A stretch of Coffea eugenioides isolate CCC68of unplaced genomic scaffold, Ceug_1.0 ScVebR1_869;HRSCAF=1621, whole genome shotgun sequence DNA encodes these proteins:
- the LOC113759029 gene encoding PR5-like receptor kinase, protein MAPELFYKKIGRVSNKTDVYSYGMLLMEMAGRRRNVDAHAKHSSQIYFPSWIYDKFDQAEEMEIGDRATEEEKTVTRKLILIALWCIQMTPEDRPSMREVLEMFEGDASDLKLPPKPSFYPPDSPISMQRSSDSSSSDASTVPLCSSVALEIEQMDD, encoded by the coding sequence ATGGCCCCGGAGTTGTTCTATAAAAAGATTGGAAGAGTCTCAAACAAGACAGACGTTTACAGCTATGGAATGTTACTAATGGAGATGGCGGGAAGGAGGAGAAATGTGGATGCACATGCCAAGCATTCAAGTCAAATATACTTCCCTTCATGGATCTATGACAAATTCGATCAGGCGGAGGAAATGGAAATCGGAGATCGTGCAACTGAAGAAGAAAAGACAGTTACaagaaaattgattttgatTGCCTTGTGGTGCATACAGATGACACCTGAGGATCGTCCTTCAATGAGAGAAGTCTTAGAAATGTTTGAAGGTGATGCTAGTGACCTAAAGTTGCCTCCTAAACCGTCGTTTTACCCTCCAGATTCACCCATATCCATGCAAAGAAGCAGCGATAGTAGTTCTTCTGACGCGTCAACGGTGCCCCTATGTAGCTCTGTTGCTTTAGAAATAGAGCAGATGGATGACTAA